A region of Drosophila suzukii chromosome 2L, CBGP_Dsuzu_IsoJpt1.0, whole genome shotgun sequence DNA encodes the following proteins:
- the Srp54 gene encoding probable splicing factor, arginine/serine-rich 7 gives MAGGNTPRVIQVTNIAPQATKDQMQTLFGNIGKIEEIRLYPTIRDVSCPVQSRICYVKYTETTSVPVAQHLTNTVFIDRALIVIPVLAIPEEYRALEMLKNGTIVPGLQKPDSKLPPEVINRIEGQLPQQVIKTYDPKLVEFNLPEYPALPSFYDGRKIEEIRRTIIVCDVKNEWRLDDLMDCFQRAGEVKYARWAEKDNKTYCMIEFCEQTSIIHALRMQGQEFKGGHLSVYHSTYSITKPEAKSNEAAQAEIEEAMTIVKEAQSMISAAIDPVIGMLAKDKRRRSRSRSRSRDRRTSRSRSHRSTSRRRSRRSGSRERRSGSRSRRSRSRGKHSSRSRSKRSRSRHRRSTSRSRRSRSRGGKHSRSSRSRGKRSRSRHRRSTSRSRSSRSHGTGGGGGSGNGKRSRSRERSKKSHRSEKRSSRSPRSRSKRSSPSPPPATSSSKSRSSRSKDPTIVSSKSSRRRDRSRTPETRKLKSISEDIEVKSSRSSADSKSRKSVSVEKSDNMDISNSP, from the coding sequence ATGGCTGGCGGCAACACCCCGCGTGTAATCCAGGTGACCAACATAGCGCCGCAGGCCACCAAGGACCAGATGCAAACGCTGTTCGGCAACATCGGCAAGATTGAGGAGATCCGCCTGTACCCAACCATCAGGGACGTCTCCTGCCCGGTGCAGTCGCGCATCTGCTATGTGAAGTACACTGAGACGACCAGTGTGCCGGTGGCCCAGCACCTGACCAACACGGTGTTCATCGATCGCGCGCTCATCGTCATACCGGTGCTGGCCATACCGGAGGAGTACCGGGCTCTGGAGATGCTCAAGAACGGCACCATTGTGCCGGGACTCCAGAAGCCGGACTCGAAGCTGCCGCCGGAGGTTATCAACCGCATCGAGGGACAGCTGCCGCAGCAGGTGATCAAGACGTACGATCCCAAGCTGGTGGAGTTCAATCTGCCGGAGTATCCGGCCCTGCCCTCCTTCTACGATGGCCGCAAGATCGAGGAGATCCGGCGCACCATCATCGTGTGCGATGTGAAGAACGAGTGGCGCCTCGACGACCTGATGGACTGCTTTCAGCGCGCCGGCGAGGTGAAGTACGCCCGCTGGGCCGAGAAGGACAACAAGACGTACTGCATGATTGAGTTCTGCGAACAGACCAGCATTATCCATGCCCTACGCATGCAGGGCCAGGAATTCAAGGGCGGCCACCTGAGCGTCTACCACTCCACCTACTCCATAACGAAGCCCGAAGCCAAGTCCAATGAGGCGGCCCAAGCGGAGATCGAGGAGGCGATGACCATTGTAAAGGAGGCACAAAGCATGATCTCGGCCGCCATTGACCCGGTGATTGGAATGCTCGCCAAGGACAAAAGGCGCAGATCGAGGTCGCGTTCACGTTCCCGGGATCGTCGTACTAGTCGCTCTCGCTCGCATCGCTCCACATCGAGGCGGCGTTCCAGGCGTTCCGGATCAAGGGAGCGACGCAGCGGGTCCCGTTCCCGTCGCTCACGATCGCGCGGAAAGCACTCTTCCCGTTCCCGCAGCAAGCGCTCTAGATCCCGACACCGTCGCAGCACCTCTCGCTCCAGGAGATCCCGCTCCCGTGGCGGTAAGCACTCTCGCTCTTCAAGATCGCGCGGCAAGCGCTCCAGGTCGCGCCATCGTCGCAGCACCTCGCGTTCTCGTAGCTCCCGTTCCCATGGcactggaggaggaggaggcagTGGAAACGGCAAACGTTCCCGATCCCGCGAGCGCAGCAAGAAGTCACACCGCAGCGAGAAGCGCTCGTCGCGTTCACCGCGGTCCAGGAGCAAGCGCAGCTCCCCGTCACCGCCGCCAGCgaccagcagcagcaagtcaCGTTCTAGTCGCAGCAAGGACCCGACCATCGTTTCCTCCAAGTCTTCACGGCGACGCGACCGCTCACGTACTCCCGAAACACGCAAGCTGAAATCCATTTCCGAGGACATCGAGGTGAAGAGCTCGCGCTCCAGCGCCGATTCAAAGTCACGCAAATCGGTGAGCGTTGAGAAGTCGGACAACATGGACATCTCCAACTCGCCCTAG